One window from the genome of Cyclobacterium amurskyense encodes:
- a CDS encoding SDR family oxidoreductase: MPDPNIYSAIKSPFSLEGKTIWVAGGAGYLGQAVVRLLCAQGARILCIDKEDRAFAFADEAKLGPLLQPSRFDLADTEAIGGFVQENCKQLGIPDGMVNMAYAASGKSFDALEGADFDQANHAGITATFIFAKAVGDKMLEKSSGSLLLFGSMYGIQAPDKNMYEPPMLPNPIEYGVGKAGIIQMTKYLAMQFGAKNIRCNSISPGPFPNEKVQEDYPGFVKKLEQKTFLGRLGEANEVAGAVAFLLSDASTYITGHNLVVDGGWTAW, from the coding sequence ATGCCTGATCCAAATATTTATAGTGCCATAAAATCACCTTTTTCCCTAGAAGGGAAAACAATTTGGGTGGCTGGTGGTGCTGGATATTTGGGACAAGCAGTGGTGAGACTGCTTTGCGCTCAAGGAGCCAGGATTTTGTGCATTGATAAGGAAGACAGGGCTTTTGCCTTTGCCGATGAAGCCAAATTGGGTCCGTTATTGCAGCCTTCTCGTTTTGATCTTGCCGATACGGAAGCCATTGGTGGTTTTGTGCAGGAGAATTGCAAACAACTTGGCATACCGGATGGAATGGTCAATATGGCCTATGCGGCTAGTGGGAAGTCATTTGATGCATTAGAAGGGGCAGACTTCGATCAAGCAAATCATGCGGGGATAACAGCCACTTTTATTTTTGCAAAAGCTGTAGGAGATAAAATGTTGGAAAAATCATCAGGAAGTCTACTTCTGTTTGGGAGCATGTACGGAATTCAGGCACCTGACAAGAACATGTATGAACCACCAATGTTACCAAATCCAATAGAATATGGTGTTGGGAAAGCAGGTATTATTCAGATGACCAAATACCTGGCCATGCAATTTGGCGCAAAAAATATCAGGTGCAATAGTATTTCTCCAGGGCCATTTCCAAATGAGAAAGTACAAGAAGATTATCCGGGATTTGTAAAGAAGCTTGAGCAAAAAACCTTTCTAGGAAGATTAGGTGAGGCCAATGAAGTGGCAGGAGCTGTTGCCTTTTT
- a CDS encoding SDR family oxidoreductase, giving the protein MDVKELLSLKGKIIVVTGGSGLYGKCLVEGLAEAGGTVITTSRDIKSAEKTAVFFQEKGLDVYPMEVDQGETESVNRFTNNLKEKFGKLHVFVNNAVSRPMKGYNAPLSDFDESMRVNATGMWDLLKSMSDLIIESGGGAVINISSMMGMKGPDLSNYDGTSMGDLPPDYFFHNAGMINLTRFMAKMNAGKNIRFNCISPGGLFNNQPEKFVENYNKKVPMKRMANNDDIKGLAVLLASEAGAYINGENILMDGGLNA; this is encoded by the coding sequence ATGGACGTTAAAGAATTACTAAGCTTAAAAGGAAAAATAATTGTAGTCACTGGTGGTTCCGGTCTATACGGAAAATGTTTGGTGGAAGGTTTGGCCGAAGCAGGTGGTACTGTTATTACTACCTCCAGGGACATAAAGTCAGCAGAAAAAACAGCAGTTTTTTTTCAAGAGAAAGGGCTGGACGTTTACCCTATGGAAGTAGATCAGGGAGAAACTGAGTCTGTGAATCGCTTTACCAATAACCTAAAAGAGAAGTTTGGGAAATTGCATGTGTTTGTTAACAATGCCGTTTCCAGACCAATGAAGGGGTACAATGCACCTTTGTCGGATTTCGATGAATCAATGCGAGTAAATGCTACAGGAATGTGGGATTTGTTAAAGTCCATGTCTGACCTCATCATTGAAAGTGGAGGAGGAGCAGTGATCAATATTAGTTCGATGATGGGCATGAAAGGCCCTGATTTGTCCAATTACGATGGCACCAGTATGGGAGATTTACCACCAGATTATTTCTTCCACAACGCTGGTATGATTAATCTTACTCGCTTTATGGCCAAAATGAATGCTGGTAAAAATATTCGCTTCAATTGTATTTCTCCGGGTGGGTTGTTCAATAACCAGCCTGAGAAATTTGTTGAAAATTATAACAAAAAAGTACCAATGAAGCGGATGGCCAATAATGACGACATAAAAGGGTTAGCTGTTTTGCTAGCTTCTGAAGCTGGCGCCTATATAAATGGTGAAAACATTTTAATGGATGGAGGTTTAAATGCCTGA
- a CDS encoding Gfo/Idh/MocA family protein: protein MLKIGMIGMSPGNAHPYSWSSIINGTFDGELISAIGYPAVSDYLQANIDTLGIPGASVSHVWSQNAEISQSIAKNAGIPFVVDKLEDMIGEVDAVILGRDDPENHVGMAKPFLDAGVPLFIDKPLAYSKEDLDYFIQQHHLGKDFMSCSSMRYSQECRTVKTGIKSLGKIHLVTAVGKKDWKKYGVHLLEALFSTLDDPKPVKVQHIGEVDEDIVLVTFENGIKATVHLFKDICGTFQLSFFGENGWKIADIQNSYSMFRDNLIVFIDALKEEKPYLDFAKTAAIMQVVIGAKESFENGGKVVNLEKHGR, encoded by the coding sequence ATGTTAAAAATAGGAATGATAGGAATGAGTCCGGGAAATGCCCATCCCTATTCCTGGTCTTCAATCATTAATGGAACATTTGATGGCGAGCTTATCAGCGCCATTGGTTATCCGGCCGTGTCAGATTACCTTCAAGCCAATATAGATACCCTGGGTATTCCCGGGGCTTCGGTTAGTCATGTGTGGAGCCAGAATGCTGAGATTAGCCAGAGCATTGCGAAAAATGCTGGAATTCCTTTTGTTGTGGACAAACTTGAGGACATGATTGGCGAGGTGGATGCGGTTATCTTAGGTAGAGATGATCCTGAAAACCATGTAGGAATGGCCAAGCCTTTTCTGGATGCTGGAGTACCTCTTTTTATTGACAAGCCTTTGGCCTATTCTAAGGAGGATCTTGATTATTTTATTCAACAACACCATTTAGGAAAAGATTTCATGTCATGTTCTTCGATGCGTTATTCGCAGGAATGTCGAACCGTGAAAACAGGCATTAAATCGTTGGGAAAAATTCATTTGGTCACTGCTGTAGGTAAAAAAGACTGGAAAAAGTATGGTGTACATCTTCTGGAAGCACTATTTAGTACACTAGATGATCCAAAGCCCGTGAAGGTGCAGCATATTGGGGAAGTTGATGAGGATATTGTATTGGTTACTTTTGAAAATGGAATAAAAGCAACTGTACATCTATTCAAGGATATATGTGGGACTTTTCAACTCAGCTTTTTTGGTGAAAATGGCTGGAAAATCGCAGATATTCAAAATTCTTATTCCATGTTTAGGGACAATCTAATTGTATTTATTGATGCCCTAAAGGAAGAGAAGCCTTATTTAGATTTTGCAAAAACCGCAGCCATCATGCAAGTAGTGATAGGAGCAAAAGAAAGTTTTGAAAATGGTGGGAAGGTTGTTAATTTAGAAAAACATGGACGTTAA